ATTGCGGACATCCTCTCGCGATGGGTCGGGCCCATCGAGGAGTTCGCCCACGACGCGGACCTCTTCGTGTTCGCGGCCTCCTCCGGGGACGAGTTGCGCTTCACCGTGCTGGCAGGTGAGCCCTCCCTCGTCCAGATTCCGGACGGTCCGGACCTCCGGATCCGATTCCATCCGATGTGGGCGGACGCCCTCCCCTCCGGCCGGTGCGGCGGCCTTGCCATCAATCTGCCCCGGGCACGCCGGGTGAGGCTGAACGGCAACCTAATCCGGAGGGATGGGGCGGCCGAGCTGGTGCCCCTGGAGACGTTCACCCTCTGTCGGAAGTACATGGCCCCGTTCGTTTCCCTGGAATCCGAGGTGCGGGTGGGGCCTTCGAGACGCGAGCCCGTGTCCACCGCGAATCCCGACCTCATCGCGCTCGTTGCGGGCGCGGAGACCGCGTTCCTCGCGACAGCCGGCCCCGACGGCGGGCCCGATGTGGCCCATCGCGGCGGGCCTCCGGGATTCCTGAGCCTTGACGCCCCGGGGCGACGCCTGACCTGGACGGAGTTCGTGGGCGATGGGGTGTTCAAGAGCGCCGGAAACATCCGGGCGACC
This genomic stretch from Thermoplasmata archaeon harbors:
- a CDS encoding pyridoxamine 5'-phosphate oxidase family protein; protein product: MPPLKYHDGQIAIQQEAKTSRIADILSRWVGPIEEFAHDADLFVFAASSGDELRFTVLAGEPSLVQIPDGPDLRIRFHPMWADALPSGRCGGLAINLPRARRVRLNGNLIRRDGAAELVPLETFTLCRKYMAPFVSLESEVRVGPSRREPVSTANPDLIALVAGAETAFLATAGPDGGPDVAHRGGPPGFLSLDAPGRRLTWTEFVGDGVFKSAGNIRATGAFTLLVPDFTTGDGVELLGRATYTNLKTDRTWRRDALVQHRDPFPPQGRMDAEVTKAYRLRRVVWPRTKAADVVRITSCSTVDEQAPQ